The following proteins come from a genomic window of Diprion similis isolate iyDipSimi1 chromosome 8, iyDipSimi1.1, whole genome shotgun sequence:
- the LOC124408976 gene encoding transcriptional regulator ATRX-like isoform X1 yields MAMMVGDLIERVNTICENKQVLSELARNNEFDEPSKEELDKLFHKLNAENAREIVNHMHSYEPAWHNKKVTGRLYGPIPGIPCGSWWGIRMDCSRDRMHDPFSLSVQCGPVGAVSVCTSHSEEDVDLGDVLSFTADPSAEKQGRYVKGKEQTPENRSLILSLENRVPIRIIRSYNLSNEYSPKTGYRYDGLYVVIKYWIGVSPETGSKCYKFALRRLLHQDPPPWKLQAPCDKGFDPGANSSDTIISRCISTKKFQGRDGKMSQLHAPCNDNPSKAAKSVEKEKQSFLKEERSSVGRAGNLSGHDITTTVSVLPGKKIALDDHTHVQGSTIVTRRVSKKTPNNKSDGKQLISEASNKPSSETQPRNEPGEEEGMKSQGTRLQNTNISIRYDLYDSSHNIKQRGSNVATHSSGGSCVFKPRVHIVPTRQLHFAGVDSSPGSSSRTISSVKMERVKSFSGAKKLNLNEVCNEGEISSLIHQQNPQLSVEHSYATQLTESLELRCEKVEENRQNFVNRGTDEKEALLKPCQRERRHKKNSRECESHISPSMEQTEVRKTFDALNRIQSTINDDSFSGDTLTGRKLADVTIPSPSESPPFKGFVSAREIERKKLWPEALEMASSLTVEKMLDIITEEKTSPMAKMLISTVIGFPNVETLPVCNNNKETTLTNVHYEGLDNPTQRATYRNKTGVQTALNKRTPLSMRTRSCAKLCEQTVAKTVQEKETVPNVSSERLKMVDKTILCLERIGDDYPTKMSRSRQLRCLDNSKEQNIIEIVYAGEESVGNQRAVTTNLNHSHRLRSSGKVDVGEKPTIKNPGIKATEQPPMLVSRAREVCVRSNRNLQWPDAVNTNAANHVVTRRKSNSESCKGDGEANAYETVPRGTENQSNNTSSSAKSVDTVDCSKITKDSCIQLKDQNETNGCLIGARKSSMPNKPEFVERTDNACLQKFLHSDQTLVTKSTEKSNGERISGNKVLNFRGNMVSERLQESKTTSQSSEARDITADSVARNFTSDINKPSSLKPLGGVTRSKESGLVSRKKDRSPEKIRLAKRPRVRVKHKLEIANLVIDMNMSPRSQISKSRSGRSLRGVDYLRGGRSCPTILDQSRKRRNTEPIQHTSSLSKQMRKNAQISNSSIRIADATNSMKELKLRNKSERDKSLLNNNNNDNNGDSKNSNSMRRIGRTEKIVTKIKKPTKAKKSNIVTARRAIADIPKMIRKQDLVATAKKQPSEVPPRPTRREAMTRTRSGRSPRSLTIGRLCIRRPLLQSGETYALTKKNKRDTSERAIKQNSKPGKQPLPRKEPAKFARLNYNVEKRSTEVRTKSKMVSVMVQCSLIPNPPESPTCDLDATCHSKRNSPSDTSVNTGYLISEYIGSPRNSESKRVKHEVIDLIEIKSESGGENVVDCQLDDDEIDRVENAALRIKPSTSNPVLSKSNRKKSTLDLAYLNDQRNKDSLSNRGFVRYVPGQRQPVVVPVKTAGVKFMITKLESIGFKPIKPRIHSNDESERGRRSTSDSPRILYVSKVVKRGVNEEYDKYTSEENNVVQYMDSELCYEDIENEDKDLCVQKMEFVKFGDSIDEESFDISELYGEEEEEEEEEEEEEEEEEEEEEEEEEEVEEEDEENVKDEEEQEEDFGRDLKSEWQSQLNEDGTSSNFDYEQSAADSDGDVPPWHGWRKIVSNKETHFVGW; encoded by the exons GTGACAGGACGCCTTTACGGTCCTATACCAGGAATACCATGCGGTTCTTGGTGGGGAATAAGGATGGACTGTTCGAGAGATCGCATGCATGATCCTTTCAGTTTAAGCGTGCAATGTGGTCCAGTAGGAGCAGTTTCGGTCTGCACCTCACATTCAGAAGAGGATGTTGACTTGGGAGACGTGTTGAGCTTCACAGCTGATCCAAGCGCTGAGAAACAAGGTCGCTACGTCAAGGGCAAAGAGCAAACCCCGGAGAATAGGTCCTTGATCTTGAGCTTGGAGAATCGGGTGCCGATACGCATAATCAGGAGCTACAATTTGTCCAATGAATACTCGCCAAAAACGGGGTATCGCTACGACGGCCTGTATGTAGTCATAAAATACTGGATTGGTGTATCTCCGGAGACAGGTTCAAAGTGCTATAAATTTGCACTAAGACGACTCCTCCACCAGGATCCTCCACCCTGGAAATTGCAAGCTCCTTGTGACAAAGGCTTTGATCCAGGTGCCAATAGCAGCGATACGATTATATCTCGATGCATTTCTACAAAGAAGTTTCAGGGCAGAGATGGTAAAATG TCGCAACTGCATGCACCTTGCAACGATAATCCGAGTAAAGCTGCTAAATCCGtggagaaagagaaacaaagttttttgaaagaagaaagatcATCAGTTGGAAGAGCTGGCAATTTGAGTGGACACGATATTACGACGACAGTGTCAGTTTTACCAGGTAAAAAAATCGCCTTGGATGATCATACACATGTTCAAGGTAGCACGATCGTTACTAGACGTGTATCCAAAAAAACACCAAACAACAAATCCGACGGGAAGCAACTAATTTCTGAGGCTAGTAACAAACCGTCCAGTGAAACACAGCCACGAAACGAACCGGGTGAAGAAGAAGGAATGAAGTCTCAGGGTACCCGACTCCAGAACACGAACATATCGATTCGGTACGATTTATATGATTCTTCTCACAACATTAAGCAGCGTGGTTCCAACGTCGCTACTCACAGCAGTGGCGGAAGTTGCGTGTTTAAACCACGTGTGCACATTGTTCCTACGAGACAGCTGCACTTTGCAGGAGTTGATTCGTCGCCTGGAAGCAGTAGCAGGACGATTTCGAGTGTGAAAATGGAGCGAGTCAAGTCATTCAGCGGTGCGAAAAAGTTGAACCTTAACGAAGTTTGTAATGAAGGAGAAATTTCGTCGCTGATCCATCAACAAAACCCGCAATTATCTGTGGAACACTCGTATGCTACGCAATTGACAGAGTCGTTGGAACTGCGCTGCGAAAAGGTTGaagaaaatcgtcaaaattttgtaaataggGGGACGGATGAAAAGGAAGCGCTTCTGAAACCTTGTCAAAGGGAAAGGAGACATAAGAAAAATAGTCGAGAGTGTGAATCTCATATATCTCCTTCGATGGAGCAGACAGAAGTACGAAAAACCTTTGATGCTTTGAATAGAATTCAATCAACTATCAATGACGATTCTTTTTCTGGAGACACGTTGACTGGAAGAAAACTTGCAGATGTTACGATCCCTTCGCCGTCTGAGAGTCCACCATTCAAGGGATTCGTAtcagcgagagaaatcgagaggaaaaaattatggcCCGAAGCGTTGGAAATGGCAAGTTCACTCACTGTTGAAAAGATGCTGGATATAATAACAGAGGAAAAGACTAGTCCAATGGCAAAGATGCTGATAAGTACTGTGATCGGATTCCCGAACGTCGAGACCCTTCCTGTCTGCAACAATAACAAAGAAACCACGTTAACGAACGTTCATTATGAAGGGCTAGATAATCCGACGCAGAGAGCGACATATCGGAATAAAACTGGAGTGCAAACTGCCCTAAATAAACGAACACCATTGAGTATGAGAACCAGATCCTGTGCTAAACTCTGTGAGCAAACAGTGGCGAAGACtgttcaagaaaaagaaaccgtCCCTAATGTTTCCAGTGAAAGGTTGAAGATGGTCGACAAAACTATATTGTGTTTGGAAAGAATCGGCGATGACTATCCGACGAAAATGTCGCGTTCGAGGCAACTCAGATGCTTGGATAACAGCAAAGAGCAAAACATCATCGAAATAGTTTATGCCGGTGAAGAGTCTGTCGGAAATCAACGAGCGGTGACAACAAATTTGAATCATTCACACAGGCTGAGGTCCAGCGGGAAAGTGGACGTCGGTGAAAAGCCAACAATTAAAAACCCTGGTATCAAAGCCACCGAACAACCACCCATGCTCGTTAGCAGAGCGAGAGAAGTTTGCGTTCGGAGTAACAGAAATCTGCAATGGCCTGACGCAGTGAACACCAATGCTGCTAATCACGTAGTAACAAGGCGTAAGAGCAACTCCGAGTCTTGCAAAGGTGATGGAGAAGCTAATGCATATGAAACTGTTCCGAGAGGAACCGAAAACCAGTCAAACAACACGTCGAGTAGTGCGAAGTCGGTTGATACGGTCGACTGTTCAAAAATAACTAAAGATTCGTGTATACAATTGAAAGACCAGAATGAAACGAACGGCTGTTTGATCGGTGCGAGGAAATCTTCAATGCCAAATAAGCCAGAATTTGTCGAAAGAACAGACAATGCTTgtcttcaaaaatttctgcacaGTGATCAGACGCTTGTGACGAAATCGACTGAGAAATCTAACGGCGAACGAATTTCAGGTAACAAAGTGTTGAATTTTCGGGGAAATATGGTTTCGGAAAGACTGCAGGAATCCAAAACAACTTCTCAGAGTTCTGAGGCGCGTGATATCACTGCAGATTCGGTGGCTCGAAATTTTACTAGCGATATCAATAAGCCATCGAGTCTTAAACCGCTTGGTGGAGTTACTCGTTCCAAAGAATCTGGGCTGGTGTCTAGGAAGAAAGACAGATCGCCGGAAAAGATCAGACTGGCAAAAAGGCCGAGAGTTCGTGTTAAACACAAGCTAGAAATAGCAAATTTAGTCATAGACATGAACATGAGCCCCAGATCGCAgatctctaagtcaagatcaGGTCGGTCCCTGAGGGGCGTTGATTACTTGCGTGGCGGAAGGAGTTGCCCGACTATCCTGGACCAGTCGAGGAAACGAAGGAACACCGAGCCCATTCAGCACACGTCAAGTTTGTCAAAGcagatgagaaaaaatgcCCAGATCTCAAACTCTTCCATCCGAATTGCGGATGCGACGAATTCCATGAAGGAGCTTAAACTTCGAAACAAGTCAGAAAGGGACAAATCACTAttaaacaataacaacaacgacaacaacggGGATAGTAAGAACAGTAATTCGATGCGACGGATCGGCAGAACAGAGAAAATCgtgacaaaaataaagaaaccaaCGAAAGCTAAGAAGTCTAACATTGTTACAGCGAGGAGAGCGATAGCAGACATACCGAAGATGATTCGTAAGCAAGATTTGGTGGCAACGGCCAAGAAACAGCCCAGCGAAGTACCTCCGAGACCCACGAGACGAGAGGCTATGACCAGAACACGGAGTGGAAGAAGTCCGAGAAGTTTAACCATTGGGAGACTCTGCATTCGCAGACCATTGCTTCAGAGTGGCGAAACCTATGCACtaacgaagaagaataagagggATACGAGTGAGAGAGCAATTAAGCAAAATTCAAAGCCTGGTAAACAGCCGTTGCCCCGGAAAGAGCCAGCAAAATTCGCGCGGCTTAACTACAACGTCGAAAAACGGTCAACTGAGGTGCGGACGAAGTCAAAAATGGTTAGCGTTATGGTGCAGTGTTCTCTGATTCCAAATCCTCCGGAATCTCCCACCTGCGATCTCGATGCCACCTGTCACTCAAAGAGAAACAGTCCATCAGATACAAGCGTAAACACTGGATATCTGATCAGTGAATACATCGGTAGTCCTCGTAATTCTGAATCGAAAAGAGTGAAACACGAGGTGATCGATTTGATTGAGATCAAGTCTGAGAGCGGCGGCGAAAACGTGGTCGACTGCCAGTTGGACGACGACGAAATCGACAGGGTAGAAAATGCAGCCCTTCGAATAAAGCCTTCGACTAGTAATCCAGTCTTGTCAAAGTCGAATCGCAAGAAATCGACCCTTGATTTGGCATACCTCAACGATCAGCGAAACAAGGATTCGCTTTCGAACAGAGGATTTGTGCGCTACGTTCCAGGCCAAAGACAGCCCGTCGTTGTCCCGGTGAAAACGGCGGGGGTAAAATTCATGATCACGAAGCTAGAATCGATTGGATTCAAGCCGATAAAACCTAGGATTCATTCCAACGACGAGTCGGAACGCGGGCGGCGAAGCACCAGCGACAGTCCCAGAATATTATACGTGAGCAAGGTCGTGAAACGAGGTGTAAACGAGGAATACGACAAGTATACTAGCGAGGAGAATAACGTGGTCCAGTACATGGACAGTGAGTTATGCTACGAGGACATAGAGAACGAAGACAAAGatttgtgcgttcaaaaaatgGAGTTCGTCAAATTCGGGGACAGCATAGACGAGGAGAGTTTCGATATCTCAGAGTTGTACGgtgaagaggaagaggaggaggaggaggaggaggaggaggaggaggaggaggaggaggaggaggaggaggaggaggaagaagtgGAGGAGGAAGACGAGGAGAATGTCAAGGACGAAGAAGAACAGGAGGAGGATTTTGGACGTGACCTTAAATCGGAATGGCAATCTCAGCTCAACGAGGATGGAACcagttcaaatttcgattacGAACAGTCGGCTGCTGATTCTGATGGCGACGTACCGCCATGGCACGGATGGAGGAAAATTGTATCCAACAAAGAGACACATTTTGTTGGGTGGTAA
- the LOC124408976 gene encoding transcriptional regulator ATRX-like isoform X2, whose amino-acid sequence MAMMVGDLIERVNTICENKQVLSELARNNEFDEPSKEELDKLFHKLNAENAREIVNHMHSYEPAWHNKKVTGRLYGPIPGIPCGSWWGIRMDCSRDRMHDPFSLSVQCGPVGAVSVCTSHSEEDVDLGDVLSFTADPSAEKQGRYVKGKEQTPENRSLILSLENRVPIRIIRSYNLSNEYSPKTGYRYDGLYVVIKYWIGVSPETGSKCYKFALRRLLHQDPPPWKLQAPCDKGFDPGANSSDTIISRCISTKKFQGRDGKMSQLHAPCNDNPSKAAKSVEKEKQSFLKEERSSVGRAGNLSGHDITTTVSVLPGKKIALDDHTHVQGSTIVTRRVSKKTPNNKSDGKQLISEASNKPSSETQPRNEPGEEEGMKSQGTRLQNTNISIRYDLYDSSHNIKQRGSNVATHSSGGSCVFKPRVHIVPTRQLHFAGVDSSPGSSSRTISSVKMERVKSFSGAKKLNLNEVCNEGEISSLIHQQNPQLSVEHSYATQLTESLELRCEKVEENRQNFVNRGTDEKEALLKPCQRERRHKKNSRECESHISPSMEQTEVRKTFDALNRIQSTINDDSFSGDTLTGRKLADVTIPSPSESPPFKGFVSAREIERKKLWPEALEMASSLTVEKMLDIITEEKTSPMAKMLISTVIGFPNVETLPVCNNNKETTLTNVHYEGLDNPTQRATYRNKTGVQTALNKRTPLSMRTRSCAKLCEQTVAKTVQEKETVPNVSSERLKMVDKTILCLERIGDDYPTKMSRSRQLRCLDNSKEQNIIEIVYAGEESVGNQRAVTTNLNHSHRLRSSGKVDVGEKPTIKNPGIKATEQPPMLVSRAREVCVRSNRNLQWPDAVNTNAANHVVTRRKSNSESCKGDGEANAYETVPRGTENQSNNTSSSAKSVDTVDCSKITKDSCIQLKDQNETNGCLIGARKSSMPNKPEFVERTDNACLQKFLHSDQTLVTKSTEKSNGERISGNKVLNFRGNMVSERLQESKTTSQSSEARDITADSVARNFTSDINKPSSLKPLGGVTRSKESGLVSRKKDRSPEKIRLAKRPRVRVKHKLEIANLVIDMNMSPRSQISKSRSGRSLRGVDYLRGGRSCPTILDQSRKRRNTEPIQHTSSLSKQMRKNAQISNSSIRIADATNSMKELKLRNKSERDKSLLNNNNNDNNGDSKNSNSMRRIGRTEKIVTKIKKPTKAKKSNIVTARRAIADIPKMIRKQDLVATAKKQPSEVPPRPTRREAMTRTRSGRSPRSLTIGRLCIRRPLLQSGETYALTKKNKRDTSERAIKQNSKPGKQPLPRKEPAKFARLNYNVEKRSTEVRTKSKMVSVMVQCSLIPNPPESPTCDLDATCHSKRNSPSDTSVNTGYLISEYIGSPRNSESKRVKHEVIDLIEIKSESGGENVVDCQLDDDEIDRVENAALRIKPSTSNPVLSKSNRKKSTLDLAYLNDQRNKDSLSNRGFVRYVPGQRQPVVVPVKTAGVKFMITKLESIGFKPIKPRIHSNDESERGRRSTSDSPRILYVSKVVKRGVNEEYDKYTSEENNVVQYMDSELCYEDIENEDKDLCVQKMEFVKFGDSIDEESFDISELYGEEEEEEEEEEEEEEEEVEEEDEENVKDEEEQEEDFGRDLKSEWQSQLNEDGTSSNFDYEQSAADSDGDVPPWHGWRKIVSNKETHFVGW is encoded by the exons GTGACAGGACGCCTTTACGGTCCTATACCAGGAATACCATGCGGTTCTTGGTGGGGAATAAGGATGGACTGTTCGAGAGATCGCATGCATGATCCTTTCAGTTTAAGCGTGCAATGTGGTCCAGTAGGAGCAGTTTCGGTCTGCACCTCACATTCAGAAGAGGATGTTGACTTGGGAGACGTGTTGAGCTTCACAGCTGATCCAAGCGCTGAGAAACAAGGTCGCTACGTCAAGGGCAAAGAGCAAACCCCGGAGAATAGGTCCTTGATCTTGAGCTTGGAGAATCGGGTGCCGATACGCATAATCAGGAGCTACAATTTGTCCAATGAATACTCGCCAAAAACGGGGTATCGCTACGACGGCCTGTATGTAGTCATAAAATACTGGATTGGTGTATCTCCGGAGACAGGTTCAAAGTGCTATAAATTTGCACTAAGACGACTCCTCCACCAGGATCCTCCACCCTGGAAATTGCAAGCTCCTTGTGACAAAGGCTTTGATCCAGGTGCCAATAGCAGCGATACGATTATATCTCGATGCATTTCTACAAAGAAGTTTCAGGGCAGAGATGGTAAAATG TCGCAACTGCATGCACCTTGCAACGATAATCCGAGTAAAGCTGCTAAATCCGtggagaaagagaaacaaagttttttgaaagaagaaagatcATCAGTTGGAAGAGCTGGCAATTTGAGTGGACACGATATTACGACGACAGTGTCAGTTTTACCAGGTAAAAAAATCGCCTTGGATGATCATACACATGTTCAAGGTAGCACGATCGTTACTAGACGTGTATCCAAAAAAACACCAAACAACAAATCCGACGGGAAGCAACTAATTTCTGAGGCTAGTAACAAACCGTCCAGTGAAACACAGCCACGAAACGAACCGGGTGAAGAAGAAGGAATGAAGTCTCAGGGTACCCGACTCCAGAACACGAACATATCGATTCGGTACGATTTATATGATTCTTCTCACAACATTAAGCAGCGTGGTTCCAACGTCGCTACTCACAGCAGTGGCGGAAGTTGCGTGTTTAAACCACGTGTGCACATTGTTCCTACGAGACAGCTGCACTTTGCAGGAGTTGATTCGTCGCCTGGAAGCAGTAGCAGGACGATTTCGAGTGTGAAAATGGAGCGAGTCAAGTCATTCAGCGGTGCGAAAAAGTTGAACCTTAACGAAGTTTGTAATGAAGGAGAAATTTCGTCGCTGATCCATCAACAAAACCCGCAATTATCTGTGGAACACTCGTATGCTACGCAATTGACAGAGTCGTTGGAACTGCGCTGCGAAAAGGTTGaagaaaatcgtcaaaattttgtaaataggGGGACGGATGAAAAGGAAGCGCTTCTGAAACCTTGTCAAAGGGAAAGGAGACATAAGAAAAATAGTCGAGAGTGTGAATCTCATATATCTCCTTCGATGGAGCAGACAGAAGTACGAAAAACCTTTGATGCTTTGAATAGAATTCAATCAACTATCAATGACGATTCTTTTTCTGGAGACACGTTGACTGGAAGAAAACTTGCAGATGTTACGATCCCTTCGCCGTCTGAGAGTCCACCATTCAAGGGATTCGTAtcagcgagagaaatcgagaggaaaaaattatggcCCGAAGCGTTGGAAATGGCAAGTTCACTCACTGTTGAAAAGATGCTGGATATAATAACAGAGGAAAAGACTAGTCCAATGGCAAAGATGCTGATAAGTACTGTGATCGGATTCCCGAACGTCGAGACCCTTCCTGTCTGCAACAATAACAAAGAAACCACGTTAACGAACGTTCATTATGAAGGGCTAGATAATCCGACGCAGAGAGCGACATATCGGAATAAAACTGGAGTGCAAACTGCCCTAAATAAACGAACACCATTGAGTATGAGAACCAGATCCTGTGCTAAACTCTGTGAGCAAACAGTGGCGAAGACtgttcaagaaaaagaaaccgtCCCTAATGTTTCCAGTGAAAGGTTGAAGATGGTCGACAAAACTATATTGTGTTTGGAAAGAATCGGCGATGACTATCCGACGAAAATGTCGCGTTCGAGGCAACTCAGATGCTTGGATAACAGCAAAGAGCAAAACATCATCGAAATAGTTTATGCCGGTGAAGAGTCTGTCGGAAATCAACGAGCGGTGACAACAAATTTGAATCATTCACACAGGCTGAGGTCCAGCGGGAAAGTGGACGTCGGTGAAAAGCCAACAATTAAAAACCCTGGTATCAAAGCCACCGAACAACCACCCATGCTCGTTAGCAGAGCGAGAGAAGTTTGCGTTCGGAGTAACAGAAATCTGCAATGGCCTGACGCAGTGAACACCAATGCTGCTAATCACGTAGTAACAAGGCGTAAGAGCAACTCCGAGTCTTGCAAAGGTGATGGAGAAGCTAATGCATATGAAACTGTTCCGAGAGGAACCGAAAACCAGTCAAACAACACGTCGAGTAGTGCGAAGTCGGTTGATACGGTCGACTGTTCAAAAATAACTAAAGATTCGTGTATACAATTGAAAGACCAGAATGAAACGAACGGCTGTTTGATCGGTGCGAGGAAATCTTCAATGCCAAATAAGCCAGAATTTGTCGAAAGAACAGACAATGCTTgtcttcaaaaatttctgcacaGTGATCAGACGCTTGTGACGAAATCGACTGAGAAATCTAACGGCGAACGAATTTCAGGTAACAAAGTGTTGAATTTTCGGGGAAATATGGTTTCGGAAAGACTGCAGGAATCCAAAACAACTTCTCAGAGTTCTGAGGCGCGTGATATCACTGCAGATTCGGTGGCTCGAAATTTTACTAGCGATATCAATAAGCCATCGAGTCTTAAACCGCTTGGTGGAGTTACTCGTTCCAAAGAATCTGGGCTGGTGTCTAGGAAGAAAGACAGATCGCCGGAAAAGATCAGACTGGCAAAAAGGCCGAGAGTTCGTGTTAAACACAAGCTAGAAATAGCAAATTTAGTCATAGACATGAACATGAGCCCCAGATCGCAgatctctaagtcaagatcaGGTCGGTCCCTGAGGGGCGTTGATTACTTGCGTGGCGGAAGGAGTTGCCCGACTATCCTGGACCAGTCGAGGAAACGAAGGAACACCGAGCCCATTCAGCACACGTCAAGTTTGTCAAAGcagatgagaaaaaatgcCCAGATCTCAAACTCTTCCATCCGAATTGCGGATGCGACGAATTCCATGAAGGAGCTTAAACTTCGAAACAAGTCAGAAAGGGACAAATCACTAttaaacaataacaacaacgacaacaacggGGATAGTAAGAACAGTAATTCGATGCGACGGATCGGCAGAACAGAGAAAATCgtgacaaaaataaagaaaccaaCGAAAGCTAAGAAGTCTAACATTGTTACAGCGAGGAGAGCGATAGCAGACATACCGAAGATGATTCGTAAGCAAGATTTGGTGGCAACGGCCAAGAAACAGCCCAGCGAAGTACCTCCGAGACCCACGAGACGAGAGGCTATGACCAGAACACGGAGTGGAAGAAGTCCGAGAAGTTTAACCATTGGGAGACTCTGCATTCGCAGACCATTGCTTCAGAGTGGCGAAACCTATGCACtaacgaagaagaataagagggATACGAGTGAGAGAGCAATTAAGCAAAATTCAAAGCCTGGTAAACAGCCGTTGCCCCGGAAAGAGCCAGCAAAATTCGCGCGGCTTAACTACAACGTCGAAAAACGGTCAACTGAGGTGCGGACGAAGTCAAAAATGGTTAGCGTTATGGTGCAGTGTTCTCTGATTCCAAATCCTCCGGAATCTCCCACCTGCGATCTCGATGCCACCTGTCACTCAAAGAGAAACAGTCCATCAGATACAAGCGTAAACACTGGATATCTGATCAGTGAATACATCGGTAGTCCTCGTAATTCTGAATCGAAAAGAGTGAAACACGAGGTGATCGATTTGATTGAGATCAAGTCTGAGAGCGGCGGCGAAAACGTGGTCGACTGCCAGTTGGACGACGACGAAATCGACAGGGTAGAAAATGCAGCCCTTCGAATAAAGCCTTCGACTAGTAATCCAGTCTTGTCAAAGTCGAATCGCAAGAAATCGACCCTTGATTTGGCATACCTCAACGATCAGCGAAACAAGGATTCGCTTTCGAACAGAGGATTTGTGCGCTACGTTCCAGGCCAAAGACAGCCCGTCGTTGTCCCGGTGAAAACGGCGGGGGTAAAATTCATGATCACGAAGCTAGAATCGATTGGATTCAAGCCGATAAAACCTAGGATTCATTCCAACGACGAGTCGGAACGCGGGCGGCGAAGCACCAGCGACAGTCCCAGAATATTATACGTGAGCAAGGTCGTGAAACGAGGTGTAAACGAGGAATACGACAAGTATACTAGCGAGGAGAATAACGTGGTCCAGTACATGGACAGTGAGTTATGCTACGAGGACATAGAGAACGAAGACAAAGatttgtgcgttcaaaaaatgGAGTTCGTCAAATTCGGGGACAGCATAGACGAGGAGAGTTTCGATATCTCAGAGTTGTACGgtgaa gaggaggaggaggaggaggaggaggaggaggaggaggaggaagaagtgGAGGAGGAAGACGAGGAGAATGTCAAGGACGAAGAAGAACAGGAGGAGGATTTTGGACGTGACCTTAAATCGGAATGGCAATCTCAGCTCAACGAGGATGGAACcagttcaaatttcgattacGAACAGTCGGCTGCTGATTCTGATGGCGACGTACCGCCATGGCACGGATGGAGGAAAATTGTATCCAACAAAGAGACACATTTTGTTGGGTGGTAA